TTCCATATCATACTTTTTAGCAACTCAGCAGCACCCAGCACTAGTGTTTCTTCACAACATAGTACTGCACTACTCGCCGCTCAGATTGTCCAATCAAAAACACCCACTAATAGCATCCGCTCAAGAGTTTGGAGCACGATTTATACACAATAGTTTTTACCAAACAAGTTCATGCAATCAGCCGAATTACCCTGCATGGTCAATATACCTTCTGCACAACCAAACAGCTGAATTGTCGTAGTAATCGGCTGAATTATCTGATTACTAGTTTGTTACAAACAGGGCTGTCTTTGTTCAGCTCTTCATGTTCAAGCAAATCAGCTTTCCAAGTTCCAACCACATCAAGGAAAACAAAGGAACAGAAACAACTGCTACAGACTTCAATTTGGTGAGGACTGTTAGTTCAATAATTCTAGTCTAGTAGTATCATAGTAATACTAGTTTGGATAAAACTCCTTTTCAACTCCGGTAGACAATTTGGCATTTCTGCCTCAGTCAATCAGTTTACAATAACATATCTCAAAGGGAGTTCTCTGTAGGTGTTTGATTTTACTTCACCCTACAGCCTCCCAAGCGTCAAGCgcatcaaataaaatatttttgtcaAGTTCTATGGGTCCCTTTCAAATTTCAATTGAAAAGATGAATTGGCACCAATACCTCCTGTATACTACCATAATCAGGTGCAGCATCTCTTTGACATTAGTGACCCAACTAATCATTAGGACCAGTCAGCTGAAAGGTTCAGGAGCTAGACCTATCCTTCATCAATGTTTCGACAAGAAAGGGAATTCTACAGCTTCATGTATTCTGACCAAATGGTTCACCAGCATTTATAGCAAATTAGCAACATGGAAGGACCTCTAGCAACTGAAGATTTGTTTTCCTTCTTCGGCTAGCAAAATGTGTCGGCATTCCAAATATACTTGGCACATATTGTACTAGCTACAGTTTTTGTGGCATGTCAGGCATTTGCCTAACCTTTGTTATGAAAAGATTGGGCACCAATCAAATTAACATACCATTAATCCTAGCACAATATTTGCAAGGATGTAAGAATGATATCTTGTAGCTTTAACAAGTCAGTCATTCACTCAGACTACAGCAAGCTAAACTATCAAGTGTACATAATTGTAACCGATAAAACAAGAACCATTTCACAAACAACTTATTCACAAGGCAAAACCAAAGGTAATAACTGAAGGAGTAGCTTCTACAAACTGTAGCAGACCTCTCGTCATAGAATTATGTAGCTTTGATCCCATCCCCAATGAACAAAAATACAAGAGAAGAAACTTAAAGGCTTACTTTAAGCATTCCTCAATTCCTTGATGAAATCGAGACCGAGCTATCAAATGCAGATCCCATGTGATTGATGACGAACCCATAAATCTTGCACTTCAACTGCTCAACCTTATCCTTAGTTGTAGCCTCTTCTGCAATCTTGCCTACTCCATCCAACCAGTCACTGATCTTCTTGAACTGGGACAGTACCATTGTTATGTGGCTGCTCTGCTTTCCCCTACTTGCAACATTCTGATCTTCAAAAAGGTGGAAACCTAAATCCATTGCCTCGTCCACAAATTTCAGGAACCACGTATGCATCTCACAGCACAAGGTCGTGGCAAGCTCAGCCGTCTCATTCACGCCCTGAGTTTTGTTCCATGCGCAGCTCGCTGAAGAGGTCGGTAAGACCTTTGACTGGACCTTTGCAGAAGTCCCATGTGATTGCCTCTTGGATATGGTTGTTCTTGGAGCTTCTACCACCAAGGGAGCCTTTGGCTTATCAGCACCCCTTTTCCGAGAGAGCGATTCAGGTGCCTTATTCATCAACTTTAGGACTTCAAGATCAGTTGCCAATGCTGCTTCAACCCAATGAGTAACTGAATTCTCCCATGATGCAGTTTCAGTTCTATTGGTGGATATAGACTCAGCAATTTTCTTCCATTTGAGAGTATCCTCATAGACAGCAAGGAAGATATCAACTGTTGGAAGGGGATTGGAGGTCTTCGATGCTGAAGTTAGTTCAGAAAATTTACTGTGGACAATAGCAAGCTGAGTGTTAGGAAAAACCACTTTTGTGCTGAATGAAATTCCGGGGACACAAGTCGGCTTTTAATTACCTTAGGTTCCTGATTACGGATTCAGTGATTAATGCCTCCTGCAGAGCATCAGCTGCAGCAATTGCTGCTGCGTCTCTTCGTTCAGTGGCTTCCTGCAAATTCAGAGAAGATGTGGTGTTTCAAGGATCAATGAACTGCGACTTGATCATTGCTAACAAAGATGAATTGGGAGTGCTTACCTTTCCCATCTTTGAAAGCACATCAGAAACTCCATCCAATGGAATGCTTCCATCGGTCCATTTAGGATCATGAAGCATAATTTTTGGAGCCATTGCTTTCGTCTTTACTGCAGGTGACTCTATCTTCTTCCGTGGCTTTGGCTTCTCATCTACAGATGAATCATCATCGTTACTGGATAGTTCTGTTGTAACATCACTCAGTCGTCTTGCCATTGCTTCCTGCAGTAACACAACAATGTGATGATGGTAGGGAAGGGCATGTCCATGAGTCAAATTCAAAGATTACAAACTAGCTGCCATTGTATCtggaaagaaaataaataacagTGTTTTCAATTCTCTCTTTCCTCAATAAACTTATAAACATTTTAAGTAACTGCAAGAAAACCATGCCATTTTTCACATATGTACTGAATCAAGCATTTGAAGTAACCACTGTTTTCACTACGATTAGCCTGTTCAAAGTAGAGTTGTACTATTTGTCTGTTCACTACAACAAGATAAATGTGCAGTGCATGTACAACTATATAGCAATAGTAGCATAGCAAGTGCAATTCCAAGATTGCAATTGCAACACAAATGAAACATGATCCTGACCTGTGTCCTCAGAATAGTACTCTTATCCACCTTGACCTTCGATTTCATCACAGAGCCAGCCGCTGCTGCGATTGAGGTATTGTCCCAGCTCTTCCTCCCCGGCTTAACAGCCGACCCATTCGTCAAATCCGTCATCTTGGAGATACCAGCCACCAACACCCCGACCTTCTTCTTGCTGCTACCTTCCCCGGACAGCCTCCGGGAGCTAGGCGACAGTGACGCGCGCCTCCCACCGGGTGCGGGCGACCccgcccctctcctccctcctactGGTGACGGCTGCCTGTACCTTGATGGCACGATAATCGCCGGCTCCCTCGCCGTGCGGCGATTCTCCTCCTTGGCCGCAACAAGGCTGGGCACCACGCATTTGGACGGCGCTGGTGACGTCGCCCTGGGCGTGCCCCTGACCGCAGGTGAGGACGCTCGGGAGGCGCCCTTCACCGAGGGCGACGAAGGCCGTGACGCGCCGCCCTTGACCGAAGGCGACGGATCTCGCTGCTTGGACGGCGCCGGAGACGAGAACCGCCTCTTGGCGGCTgaaacggcgggcggcggcgcggcctcgGGGACGTTCTTGTGCGCGAGAACCGTCCTATTGATGGCATTCGTTGCATCGGACTGCGCCGCATTGCCGGAACTGGATGGcatgagcggcggcgcggcgtcggaGTGGGACCCGGGCTGGATGACGTAGCcgcgggagcacgcggcggggCGGGCGACGAGCGGCTCCGGGTTGCCGACGAAGGAGACGCTGCGAGAGGACGGGACGGGGCGGATCCCGACGGCGCGGGGCACcgggcgggcgaagcggaggcggTCGAGGTGGACGAGGTGGCCGACGAGTTGCGGGCGCGCGGAGACgagggcgtcggcgtcggcggaggaGGGCTGGACGTAGGTGGAGTGGAGGCCGtcggagagctggaggaggaagccgTTGGAGGGCCAGAGGGagtcggcggtggaggcggtgagggcggggacgacggcggtgaCCTGGAGGACGGGGgagcggtggtcgccggcgacgcggtcGTCGGTGTGCATCGCCTGGAGCAGCTTGAGCAGCACCCCCGGCGTGACCGTGGCCATGGCTGGCTGCCGGAGGAGGAGCCGCGATGGGGAGGAGGGATTTGGGGGAAGAGAAGATGTGAGGAGGATTTGAAACCGTTGGTGTTTTCGAATTTCGAAATGCCGCCTTGACTTGAGTTGAGCTCTGCTGCGTGAGGCATGTGACAGGTGGGGACAGGTAAGGCAATTGTATATGGGCTTTCGGAGGCCCCCCCGATATTTCGGCCCATGTTGAGTCCACTATCTAGTAGGGCCTGGAATGCTTTGGGCCACCGTACCATTAATCACGATCCGAAAAAGCGATTTGCATCCATAAATCGGGATCCCTcgacacggcgcggcggcggaggcggaggtgaaTTTGTTCTTCCTCTGCGCAATTAAGATCACAAGACACgtttttctcctcctccataCGTTGTAGGAGCCCCAAGAGGGAATATTAGGTATCCTAGCTGACTGGCTTGTCTCGAGTTATCTTCCTTGATCAGCTCTCTCCTCTGTACTGGAGGAATCACGCATCACGCATGACTCACAATTCCAGGACGCTGTGGTTTATTTAGACGCCAAACCAACCATCCCAATTGCTATCTCTTCAGTTCCTAGCCAAGCATATGACCGCATTTCCACAACTTCTTTGCTTTCCATGCATACTACTGTACAGAAACACAACAATTCTAGATGAAGAGCAAACACTAGTCAGACTAGTATTGCCATCATACGGGTACAATAGTGTGGAGTACTATATAAACAAAACCACCCATCGCGCGCGCATGTTAATTGTGGAAGGCGTCAAAGAAAAGTGCGCATAAAGTGATAATTAAAGAGCACAACCAGTCAGCAAAAAACACAAGGGAAAAGGATGGTTACGAttattagtactccctccgttttgaaatgtttgaccgccgttgactttttatcacatgttttaccatttgtcttatttaaaaaatttaattaattattaattcttttcctatcatttgattcgttgttaaatatatttttatgtaggcatataattttacatatctcacaaaagtttttgaataagacgaatggtcaaacatgtgctaaaaagtcaacggtgtcaaacatttcgaaacagagggagtatttctcaAGATATCATCATGCAAGAAGGACCAATCTAGCTTAGGTTTTCAGCAAATGGTCTTCGAACCTATCTTGTTAATGCATCTTGATTAGGAGATCGATCGAATATGCAGTGACTGATCATGTTCGAGAATATGCATACCTTACCGGATCTCAATCCATACCTTACCCATAGTATTGACTATTGAGTTTACTGTACATGTCTGGTTTGAGAATATCACCACCAGGATTACCGACATCACGTATTTCTctagcatgatgatttttactTAGGAGTACTTCGTACGTAGCATCTACTTCCTctattttacaatgtaagtcattttagcatttctcacatgtctagattcattaacatcaatataaatatggaaaatgctaaaataacttacattgtgaaacgaagggagaAGCATGTAAATATATTATCAGTGAAGATGTAAACATGAATATGGTAACTAGTActctcccttcgtttcatattataagccaCTTTAATTTTTTGAAGACTTGAAACTCAGAATGGAGTTACAGAAGGGCGCGTACTAGTACCGTAGTACGTATTTGTATGGCAGCTTCCTTGATTGTTCA
This genomic window from Oryza sativa Japonica Group chromosome 12, ASM3414082v1 contains:
- the LOC4351351 gene encoding uncharacterized protein, whose amino-acid sequence is MATVTPGVLLKLLQAMHTDDRVAGDHRSPVLQVTAVVPALTASTADSLWPSNGFLLQLSDGLHSTYVQPSSADADALVSARPQLVGHLVHLDRLRFARPVPRAVGIRPVPSSRSVSFVGNPEPLVARPAACSRGYVIQPGSHSDAAPPLMPSSSGNAAQSDATNAINRTVLAHKNVPEAAPPPAVSAAKRRFSSPAPSKQRDPSPSVKGGASRPSSPSVKGASRASSPAVRGTPRATSPAPSKCVVPSLVAAKEENRRTAREPAIIVPSRYRQPSPVGGRRGAGSPAPGGRRASLSPSSRRLSGEGSSKKKVGVLVAGISKMTDLTNGSAVKPGRKSWDNTSIAAAAGSVMKSKVKVDKSTILRTQEAMARRLSDVTTELSSNDDDSSVDEKPKPRKKIESPAVKTKAMAPKIMLHDPKWTDGSIPLDGVSDVLSKMGKEATERRDAAAIAAADALQEALITESVIRNLSKFSELTSASKTSNPLPTVDIFLAVYEDTLKWKKIAESISTNRTETASWENSVTHWVEAALATDLEVLKLMNKAPESLSRKRGADKPKAPLVVEAPRTTISKRQSHGTSAKVQSKVLPTSSASCAWNKTQGVNETAELATTLCCEMHTWFLKFVDEAMDLGFHLFEDQNVASRGKQSSHITMVLSQFKKISDWLDGVGKIAEEATTKDKVEQLKCKIYGFVINHMGSAFDSSVSISSRN